The genomic segment CCGAGCACACCGCCCTCTGGCCCGCCCCGATCGCGTCCGGCCCCGTCGACGCGACCGTCACGGTGCCGGGCTCGAAGTCGGTCACGAACCGCGGCCTGGTGCTGGCCGCCCTCGCCTCCGAGCCGGGCTGGCTGCGCCGCCCGCTGCGCTCCCGCGACACCCTCCTCATGGCCGAGGCCCTGCGGGCCATGGGCACCGGCATCGAGGAGACCGTCTCCTCCAGCTCCGGCGACGACACCGGCGGCGAGGCCTGGCGGATCATCCCCGCCGGCCTGCACGGCCCGGCCGTGGTGGACGTCGGCAACGCCGGCACGGTGATGCGCTTCCTGCCGCCGGTGGCCGCCCTGGCCGACGGCCCGATCCGCTTCGACGGCGACCCCCGGTCCCACGAGCGCCCGCTGCACGGCGTCATCGACGGCCTGCGCGCCCTCGGCGCCCGCATCGACGACGAGGGCCGCGGCTCCCTGCCGATGACGGTGCACGGCGGCGGCGCGCTGGACGGCGGCAGGGTCGAGATCGACGCCTCCTCCTCCTCGCAGTTCGTCAGCGCGCTGCTGCTGTCGGCGCCGCGCTTCAACCAGGGGATCGAACTGCGGCACGTGGGGCGCGCCCTGCCCTCCATGCCGCACATCCGGATGACCGTGGACATGCTGCGCGCGGCCGGCGCCGCCGTGGACACCCCGGAGGCGGGCGGCGAGCCCGGCGTCTGGCGGGTCGCGCACAGCGCGCTGCTCGGCCGCGACCTCGTCGTCGAACCGGATCTGTCGAACGCCCAGCCGTTCCTGGCCGCGGCGCTCGTCACCGGCGGCCGGGTCACCATCCCCGACTGGCCGGAGCACACCACTCAGCCGGGTGACGCGCTGCGCCGGATCTTCACCGAGATGGGTGGCACCTGCGAACTCACCTCCGAGGGCCTGACGTTCACCGGCACCGGCCGCGTCCACGGCATCGACGTCGACCTCGGTGACGTGGGCGAGCTGACCCCCGGCATCGCCGCCGTCGCCGCACTGGCCGACTCCGAGTCGGTCCTGCGCGGTGTGGCGCATCTGCGGCTGCACGAGACCGACCGGCTCGCGGCGCTCACCAAGGAGATCAACGAGCTGGGCGGCGACGTCAGCGAGACCGGGGACAGCCTGCGCATCCGGCCCCGCCCGCTGCACGGCGGGATCTTCCACACCTACGACGACCACCGGCTGGCGACCGCCGCCGCCGTCATCGGCCTGCGGGTCGAAGGCGTCGAGGTCGAGAACGTGGCGACCACCGCCAAGACCCTGCCGGACTTCCCGCGGCTGTGGACGGAGATGCTGAGCCCGGCCCGGGCCGCGGCCCCCGCCCGGAAGGGCTGAGGGACGTCCCGCGATGCGTCGCTACGGCAAGCACCCCGACGAGGACGACGTCCGGATCCGGCCCGGCAAGGGCAGCCGGCCCCGCACCAGCATCCGTCCCAAGCACGAGGACGCCGCCGAGGGCATGGTGCTGACCGTCGACCGCGGCCGGATCACCTGCCTCGTCGACGACCGCAGCGTCACCGCGATGAAGGCCCGCGAACTGGGCCGCAAGAGCGTCGTGGTCGGCGACCGGGTCGGCATCGTCGGAGACCTGTCCGGCGCCAAGGACACCCTGGCGCGGATCGTCCGGGTGGAGAAGCGCTCCTCGGTGCTGCGCCGCACGGCCGACGACGACGATCCCTACGAGCGGGTGATCGTCGCCAACGCCGACCAGCTCGCCATCGTCACCGCCCTCGCCGACCCCGAGCCGCGGCCGCGGCTGATCGACCGCTGCCTCGTCGCCGCGTTCGACGCCGGCCTGGACCCGCTGCTCGTCCTCACCAAGGCGGATCTGGCACCCGCGGCGCCGCTGCTGGAGACCTACGAGCCGCTGGGCGTGCCGTATGTGGTGACCAGCCGCGCGGAGCTGGCCGGGGGCTCCGCCGCCGACCGGGTGCGGGAGCGGCTGGCCGGGCGCATCACCGTCTTCGTGGGGCACTCCGGGGTCGGCAAGACGACGCTGGTCAACGCCCTGGTGCCGGACCGGGCACGGGCCACCGGAGTGGTCAACGCGGTCACCGGCCGCGGCCGGCACACCACCACCTCGGCGCTCGCCCTGCCGCTGCCGGACACCCCCGGGGCGCCCGGCGGCCGGCGCGGCGGCTGGGTGATCGACACCCCGGGCGTGCGCTCCTTCGGGCTCCACCACGTGAACCCCTCCCAGTTCGTCCTGGCCTTCCCCGACCTCGTTCCGGGCACGGAGCGCTGCCCCCGGGCCTGCAGCCACGACGAACCGGACTGCGCGCTGGACCAGTGGGTCGCCGACGGCCACGCCGATCCGCAGCGGCTCTACTCGCTGCGGCGGCTGCTCGCGGCGCGGGAGCGGCGCGAGGAGGACTGAGCGGCGTCTCCGCCCCGGGTCCCGCCGTGAGCGGCCCGTACGGGGAACTCCCCCGGGCCGCCCGGGGAATGGAACCGCCCCCGAGCCCCGGGCGGGATCACGGGGCCGCGGGACGGGGTCCGGCCGCCCCGGAGACGTCCGCCTCAGAGACCGCCGCCCGCACGCAGGGCCCGCCGGACCAGCCGGCCGGTCTCCTGCTCGCCGACCGGGGCCACCACACAGGACAGCGCCAGCCGCACGGCGATCTCGCAGCCCCCGGCCATCCGCTGGACCTCCTCCGGCGGCCGGCCCGGCGCCAGCGCCGCCGCCGCCAGATCCCTGATCTGCACCACCAGTTCGGACGGCGAGGGCAGCGGGCCGTCCGCACGCCGCTGCGCGGGGACGTACGGCCCGGGGTTCGGCCCGGCGGACGCACGGGGCGGGCGGGGCAGCCGTTCGCCCCAGCAGCCCGTGAGAGCCGCGCGGACCAGCGGATTGTGACGGGCCGTCCGCGCCGTCCAGTCCGCCACCGCCGCCAGCCGCTCACCGGGTTCGCCCGGCGGCGGACCGGCCAGCGCGTGCCGGACGCCCGCGAGATAGCGGTCGACCTCGCGCCGCACCAGCGCCCGGGCCAAGCCGTCCTTGCTGCCGAACTCGTTGTACAGGGTCTGCCGGGACACCCGGGCGGCCACCGCCACGTCGACCATCCGCACACCGGGCCAGGGGCGCCCGGAGAGTGCCGCGAACGCGGCGTCCAGCAAGGATTCGCGTGCTGTGGGCATCGTCGCCTCCCGGGCGCGTCCCCGTCCTGGTCTCACACGGCTGCTGTGGGGTCAGAATTGACGCGCCGACAGGGACTGTCAAGAGTGCCCCCGTCCGGGCCCCGTCCGCTCCCGTACGGACTCGGCCGTGTGGCCCGTCGCGAGCTGCGTCGATACTGTTCACACATGCCCGACTATCACGACGATCTCCGACTCGCCCATGTCCTGGCGGACGCCGCCGATGCCCAGACCATGGGCCGGTTCAAGGCCCTCGACCTCAAGGTCGACACCAAGCCGGACATGACGCCCGTGAGCGAGGCGGACAAGGCCGCCGAGGAGCTGATCCGCACCTCGCTGCGCCGCGCCCGGCCCCGGGACGCGGTACTCGGCGAGGAGTACGGCAGCGAGGGGTCCGGGCCCCGGCGCTGGGTGATCGACCCGATCGACGGCACCAAGAACTACGTCCGCGGGGTGCCGGTCTGGGCCACGCTGATCGCCCTCATGGCGCCCGGCGAGTCCGGCCACCAGCCGGTCGTGGGGCTGGTCTCGGCGCCCGCGCTCGGCCGCCGCTGGTGGGCGGTGCAGGGCTCGGGCGCGTACACCGGGCGGAGCCTGTCGTCCGCGACCAGGATGCGCGTCTCGCAGGTCTCGAAGATCTCGGACGCGTCCTTCGCCTACTCCTCGCTGACCGGCTGGGAGGAGCAGGGCCGGCTGAACGGCTTCCTGGATCTGACCCGCGACTGCTGGCGGACGCGCGGCTACGGCGACTTCTGGCCGTACATGATGGTCGCCGAGGGCTCGGTGGACATGTGCGCCGAACCGGAGCTGTCGCTCTGGGACATGGCGGCCAACGCGGTCATCGTGCGCGAGGCCGGCGGGGAGTTCACCGGTCTGGACGGGGTGCGCGGGCCCGGCGGCGGCAACGCCGCGGCGTCCAACGGGCTCCTCCACAGCGAACTGCTGGGCTATCTGAATCCGCGTTAGGGCGGGCCGGCCCGCCCTGCCGGCCGCCCGCCGCGCCCGCCACCGGTGCGCCGGGCGGCTCCCGAACGCCCCCGTACGCCCTCTTGCCCGGCCCGCCGGCCGCATGTGAACATGAGAATTCCCCCGCTTGTGCATTTGTGCGTCTCCCGCCGGGCCGTTCCGTCAGGGCCGGCCGGGGAGCCGCGAAGGAGGTGGCTCCGCTCCATGCTCGTCCGTGACGCCATGAGCACCGTGGTCCTCACCATCGGCCCCGCCCACACGCTGCGTCAGGCAGCCCGTCTGATGTCGGACCGCCGCGTCGGCGCCGCCATCGTCCACGACCCCGACACCAGCGGCATCGGCATCCTCACCGAACGCGACATCATCAAATCCCTGGGCGCCGGCCAGGACCCGGACCACGAGACCGCACAGGCCCATACGACGACCGACGTCGTCTTCGCCGCCCCCGGCTGGACGCTGGAGGAGGCCGCGGCGGCGATGACGCACGGCGGCTTCCGCCATCTGATCGTGCTCGACGACCAGGAAACGGTGGGGGTGGTCTCGGTCCGGGACATCATCCGCTGCTGGTCGCCGGCGCGCCGGGAGCCGGCCGCTCTGGCGGGTTGAGCACCACCGTGCCGGGGCGGGGCCGCCCGGACCGCCGGCGAAGACGGCCGGGGCCCGGACGGCGGAGGAACCCGCGCCCGGAACGGCGGAGAGAGCCGGCCCCCCGGAGGGGACCGGCTCTCTCCGTCCTTGCGGCAGGCGCCGGGTCAGCCGCGCAGGGCCTGGACCGCGGCCTCCAGACGCTTGCCGAAGTCCTCGTCCGCCTGGCGGAAGTTGTTGATCGCCCGCTCCAGGATGTCGTCCCGGCTGACGCCGCTCATGGCGCCCGCGAGGTTGCCGACCAGGCGCTCCTTCTCGTCCTCGCTCATGAGCCGGTAGAGGTTGCCCGCCTGCACGAAGTCGTTGTCCTCCGTGTGCCGGGGGGTGTCCGCCTCGCCCGTCTCACCGCTGACGGGGATCGGCTGCCACAGCGGGCGGCCGGTCTGCGCCGGACCGCCGAAGCTGTTCGGCTCGTAGTTCTTGGCGCCGTTGTGCCGGCCGTCGTAGAGGAAGCCGTCCCGGCCGTGGGTGCGGGCCTCGGTGGCGTGCGGGCGGTTCACCGGCAGCTGGTCGGCGTTGACGCCGACGCGGTAGCGGTGGGCGTCGCCGTAGCCGAAGAGCCGGCCCTGCAGCATCTTGTCCGGGGACGGGCCGATGCCGGGCACGAAGTGCGCCGGGGAGAAGACCGACTGCTCGACCTCGGCGAAGATGTTCTGCGGGTTCCGGTTGAGCTCCAGCTTGCCGATCTCGATGACCGGGTAGTCCGCGTGCGGCCACACCTTGGTCAGGTCGAACGGGTTGAAGCGGTAGGTCGCCGCCTCGGACGCCGGCATGATCTGGACGCCGACGGTCCAGCTCGGGTAGTCGCCGCGCTCGATGGACTCGCGCAGGTCGCGCTGGTGGCTGTCCGGGTCCTCCCCCGCGAGCTTGTTGGCCTCTTCCTGGGTCAGGCACTTGATGCCCTGGTCGGTCTTGAAGTGGTACTTGACCCAGAAGACCTCGCCGGCCTCGTTGTTCCACTGGAAGGTGTGCGAGCCGAAGCCGTCCATGTGGCGGTACGAGGCGGGGATGCCGCGGTCGCCGAAGAGCCAGGTGACCTGGTGCGTCGACTCCGGGGAGAGTCCCCAGAAGTCGAAGACGTTGTCCGCCTCCTGCGAACCGGTGTACGGGTCGCGCTTCTGGGTGTGGATGAAGTCGGGGAACTTGATGGCGTCCCGGATGAAGAAGACCGGGGTGTTGTTGCCCACCAGGTCGTAGTTGCCGTCCTCGGTGTAGAACTTCAGCGCGAAGCCGCGGGGGTCCCGCACCGCGTCGGCGGCACCGAGGTTGCCGGCGACCGTGGAGAAGCGGAGGAAGACCTCGGTCTCCTTGCCCACCTGGGAGAGGAACTTCGCCCTGGTGTACTTGGTCACGTCCGCGGTCACCGTGAAGGTGCCGTAGGCGCCCGCGCCCCGGGCGTGCACGACCCGCTCCGGGATCCGCTCGCGGTTGAAGTGCGCGAGCTTCTCCAGCAGCAGCTGGTCCTGCACCAGTACGGGACCGCCGACACCGGCCGTCTCGCTGTTCTGGTTGTCCGCGACCGGAGCCCCGGATTCTGTCGTCAGCGGCCCTGTCGCCTCGCCCTGCACCGTCACTTACGCCTCCCGCGTTTTCTGCAGTACCTGCAGTTCTGTTGCCCTACAGCTTGGTTTACAGCGAAACCGATCCTACATTGGACACTGTCCAAGTCAAGAAGAATCCGAAGACCGTACGCGTTCGGAACCCGGGGTACACGCTTGTTAAGCTGGACCCCCAGATTTCGTTAGGTGATGGACATGAGTGACCTACTGGACCGCCTCCGTGGCCGCGGCTGGCGGATGACCGCCCAGCGGCGGGTCATCGCCGAGGTTCTCGACGGCGACCATGTCCACCTGACCGCCGACGAGGTGCACGCGCGGGCCGCCGCGCGACTGCCCGAGATCTCGCGCGCGACGGTGTACAACACCCTCGGTGAGCTGGTCTCCCTCGGTGAAGTCATCGAGGTCTCCACCGACCGCCGGGCCATGCGGTATGACCCCAACGCCCACCGGCCGCACCAGCACCTGGTGTGCGGCCAGTGCGGCACGGTGCGGGACGTCCACCCCACCGGCACCCCGCTCGCCGATCTGCCCGAGAGCGAGCGCTTCGGCTTCACGATCTCCGCGGTCGACGTGACGTACCACGGCCTCTGCCCGTCCTGCGCCTCCTCCGCCTGAGCGGGACGGGGCCGACGGCACACGGGAGCCGGGGCCTCTCCGCCGCGACCGGTCCGCGGGGGTGACCGGAGCGCCGGCGCGCGGCAGCCACCGAGGCGCCGCGGGCGGACCGCCGGGCGGCGCGACCCGGCCCGGACATGACGGAGGCCCGGATCCTGGGGATCCGGGCCTTCGTACCGAGTAGCGGGGACAGGATTTGAACCTGCGACCTCTGGGTTATGAGCCCAGCGAGCTACCGAGCTGCTCCACCCCGCGTCGTTATCTCCACTCTAACCGTCGGCGACAACCAGCGCAAATCCGGGACACGGGCCCCCGAACAGCGGAAAGAGCCGGGCGGCCCGGGCGCCTCCGCGGGTGCGGAAGGCCCCGGGAGGCTACGCCGACAGCTCCTGCCGGAGGGCGTCCCGGAGCCTCGCCGCGCGCTCCGCCACCTCCGGCGGGCCCAGCTTCACCGCTTCCGAGCACCACTGCTGGGCGTCGACCAGATCGCCGCGCCGGGCCGCCAGCAGGGCCAGCCGCAGCGCCGCCCGCCCGTGGCCCGCCTCGGCCGCCCGGGTCCACCAGAGCGCGGCCTCCGGCTCGCTGCCCTCGCGGGCGTAGAGCAGGCCGAGGTTGAAGGCGCCGTTGCGGCTGCCCGCGTCGGCGGCCCGGCGGTACCAGCGGGCGGCCTGCACCACGTCGCCGCGCGCCGCGGCGAGCGTCCCGCACCGCACCTGCGCCCTGCGGTGGCCCTGCTCGGCCGCGCGCTCGTACCACTCCTCGCTCTCCGCGACGGGACCGTCCTGCGGACCGGCGGCACCCGCCTCCGGCTCCTGCTCGCCGGAGCGGCCGCGCGCCTTCCGGTCCAGCAGCGCGCCGAGGCGGAAGGCCGCCTCCGCGCTGCCACCGCCCGCGGCGCAGCGCAGATGGCGCTCGGCCTCCCGCTCGTCGCCGTCCCGCAGCAGGGCGATGGCGACCTGGAGCGCCGCCTCGGTGTGCCCGGCCGCCGCGGCGCGCTCGTACCAGCGCCGCGCCTCGGCCTCCTCGCCCCGCCCGGTGTGCAGGATGCCGAGGTTGAAGGCGGCGTCGACGCTGCCCGCCTCGGCGGCCTTGGAGAACCACGGGCCCGCGCCCGCGGCATCGCCCTGCTGGAGCAGCAGGACGGCCAGGGCGTTGGCCGCCTCGCGGTGCCCCGCGTAGGCCGCGCGGCGGTACCACTGCTCGGCCTGGTCGTTGCGGCCCTGCTCGGCGCAGAGCAGCCCCAGGTTGAAGGCGCCGTTGATGTCGCCCGCGTCCAGGGCGGCGCGGTACCAGCGCTCGGCGGTCTGCGGCTCGCCGCGGTCGGCGTGCAGCGCGCCCAGGGCGTTGGCGGCGTTGCCGTCCCCGTCCTGGGCGGCACGGCGCCACCAGACCGCGGCGCTGTCCGGGTCGCCCGCGTCGCGCAGCAGGAAGCCCAGCGCGCAGGCGGCGCGGGCCTCGCCGTCCTTGGCCGCGCTCAGATACCAGCGGCCGGCCTCCTTGGTCTCGCCGCGCTCCTCCAGGAGCGTGCCGAGGTACAGGGCGGCACGCCGGTGGCCGCGCGCGGCGGCCTGGCGGTACCACTGCTCCGCCTCGGCGGAGGCACCCGGCTCCGCGCCGTCGCCCGGCAGGGGGCGCGGCGGGGCCGGGCCGGGGCCGAGCTCGCGGGCGCCGGCGGTGCGGTCGCGCCGGGCCGGGTCGCTCAGGTCGAGGATCCGGGCGAGCCGGTACGCGGCCTCCCGGTGGCCCTGCTCGGCGGCGACGCGGAACCAGCGCTCCGCGCCCACGTCACTGCGGTGCTCCAGCAGGTCCCCGAGGGCGTAGGCGCCCAGGGCGTGTCCCGATTCGGCGGACTGGCGCAGCCAGTACTCGGCGCCGGTCTCGTCGCCGCGCTCGCGGCAGTAGCGGCCGAGGGAGTGCGCGGCGGCGGCGGATCCGGCGACGGCGGCGATCCGCCACCAGCCGGCGGCCTCGTCGACGTAGCCGCGCTGGTGCAGCAGGACGCCCAGGTTGTTGGCGGCGGCGCGGTCTCCGGTGGCGGTGGCGGCGCGGAGGTGCGGTTCCGCCCCGTCGAGGTCGCCGCGGCGGAGCAGCAGCGCCCCGAGGACACCGGCGGACTCCGGGTCACCGGCTTCGGCGGCGCGGCGGTGCCGGGCCTCCTTCTCCGCCTCGGCGGCGGACTCCGGAGCGGTGGTGCCGGTCGTCTCCGGGGCGGGGGTGGTGACGGCGTCCGGGCAGGCTGCGGCGCCGGCCGGCGCGACCGCATACCTCCCGGTATCCGGTGGAGCCACAAATCGACCTGATTCCAACAGATTTGCCTTGTCCCCCATAAGGGCCATCGTCGCACCACCTGAAACCTGCGTACACCTGGTATACCGCAGCCAGTGAAGTCACTTCGGCGTTTTGTCGACTTCCCGACATGACGAGGACTCAAACGCCGGGGCGCACAGTACCCCCGGACAAGTGA from the Streptomyces xinghaiensis S187 genome contains:
- a CDS encoding cyclic nucleotide-binding/CBS domain-containing protein; its protein translation is MLVRDAMSTVVLTIGPAHTLRQAARLMSDRRVGAAIVHDPDTSGIGILTERDIIKSLGAGQDPDHETAQAHTTTDVVFAAPGWTLEEAAAAMTHGGFRHLIVLDDQETVGVVSVRDIIRCWSPARREPAALAG
- a CDS encoding catalase yields the protein MTVQGEATGPLTTESGAPVADNQNSETAGVGGPVLVQDQLLLEKLAHFNRERIPERVVHARGAGAYGTFTVTADVTKYTRAKFLSQVGKETEVFLRFSTVAGNLGAADAVRDPRGFALKFYTEDGNYDLVGNNTPVFFIRDAIKFPDFIHTQKRDPYTGSQEADNVFDFWGLSPESTHQVTWLFGDRGIPASYRHMDGFGSHTFQWNNEAGEVFWVKYHFKTDQGIKCLTQEEANKLAGEDPDSHQRDLRESIERGDYPSWTVGVQIMPASEAATYRFNPFDLTKVWPHADYPVIEIGKLELNRNPQNIFAEVEQSVFSPAHFVPGIGPSPDKMLQGRLFGYGDAHRYRVGVNADQLPVNRPHATEARTHGRDGFLYDGRHNGAKNYEPNSFGGPAQTGRPLWQPIPVSGETGEADTPRHTEDNDFVQAGNLYRLMSEDEKERLVGNLAGAMSGVSRDDILERAINNFRQADEDFGKRLEAAVQALRG
- the aroA gene encoding 3-phosphoshikimate 1-carboxyvinyltransferase encodes the protein MTGTPEHTALWPAPIASGPVDATVTVPGSKSVTNRGLVLAALASEPGWLRRPLRSRDTLLMAEALRAMGTGIEETVSSSSGDDTGGEAWRIIPAGLHGPAVVDVGNAGTVMRFLPPVAALADGPIRFDGDPRSHERPLHGVIDGLRALGARIDDEGRGSLPMTVHGGGALDGGRVEIDASSSSQFVSALLLSAPRFNQGIELRHVGRALPSMPHIRMTVDMLRAAGAAVDTPEAGGEPGVWRVAHSALLGRDLVVEPDLSNAQPFLAAALVTGGRVTIPDWPEHTTQPGDALRRIFTEMGGTCELTSEGLTFTGTGRVHGIDVDLGDVGELTPGIAAVAALADSESVLRGVAHLRLHETDRLAALTKEINELGGDVSETGDSLRIRPRPLHGGIFHTYDDHRLATAAAVIGLRVEGVEVENVATTAKTLPDFPRLWTEMLSPARAAAPARKG
- the hisN gene encoding histidinol-phosphatase; amino-acid sequence: MPDYHDDLRLAHVLADAADAQTMGRFKALDLKVDTKPDMTPVSEADKAAEELIRTSLRRARPRDAVLGEEYGSEGSGPRRWVIDPIDGTKNYVRGVPVWATLIALMAPGESGHQPVVGLVSAPALGRRWWAVQGSGAYTGRSLSSATRMRVSQVSKISDASFAYSSLTGWEEQGRLNGFLDLTRDCWRTRGYGDFWPYMMVAEGSVDMCAEPELSLWDMAANAVIVREAGGEFTGLDGVRGPGGGNAAASNGLLHSELLGYLNPR
- the rsgA gene encoding ribosome small subunit-dependent GTPase A, producing the protein MRRYGKHPDEDDVRIRPGKGSRPRTSIRPKHEDAAEGMVLTVDRGRITCLVDDRSVTAMKARELGRKSVVVGDRVGIVGDLSGAKDTLARIVRVEKRSSVLRRTADDDDPYERVIVANADQLAIVTALADPEPRPRLIDRCLVAAFDAGLDPLLVLTKADLAPAAPLLETYEPLGVPYVVTSRAELAGGSAADRVRERLAGRITVFVGHSGVGKTTLVNALVPDRARATGVVNAVTGRGRHTTTSALALPLPDTPGAPGGRRGGWVIDTPGVRSFGLHHVNPSQFVLAFPDLVPGTERCPRACSHDEPDCALDQWVADGHADPQRLYSLRRLLAARERREED
- a CDS encoding tetratricopeptide repeat protein → MALMGDKANLLESGRFVAPPDTGRYAVAPAGAAACPDAVTTPAPETTGTTAPESAAEAEKEARHRRAAEAGDPESAGVLGALLLRRGDLDGAEPHLRAATATGDRAAANNLGVLLHQRGYVDEAAGWWRIAAVAGSAAAAHSLGRYCRERGDETGAEYWLRQSAESGHALGAYALGDLLEHRSDVGAERWFRVAAEQGHREAAYRLARILDLSDPARRDRTAGARELGPGPAPPRPLPGDGAEPGASAEAEQWYRQAAARGHRRAALYLGTLLEERGETKEAGRWYLSAAKDGEARAACALGFLLRDAGDPDSAAVWWRRAAQDGDGNAANALGALHADRGEPQTAERWYRAALDAGDINGAFNLGLLCAEQGRNDQAEQWYRRAAYAGHREAANALAVLLLQQGDAAGAGPWFSKAAEAGSVDAAFNLGILHTGRGEEAEARRWYERAAAAGHTEAALQVAIALLRDGDEREAERHLRCAAGGGSAEAAFRLGALLDRKARGRSGEQEPEAGAAGPQDGPVAESEEWYERAAEQGHRRAQVRCGTLAAARGDVVQAARWYRRAADAGSRNGAFNLGLLYAREGSEPEAALWWTRAAEAGHGRAALRLALLAARRGDLVDAQQWCSEAVKLGPPEVAERAARLRDALRQELSA
- a CDS encoding Fur family transcriptional regulator, with the translated sequence MSDLLDRLRGRGWRMTAQRRVIAEVLDGDHVHLTADEVHARAAARLPEISRATVYNTLGELVSLGEVIEVSTDRRAMRYDPNAHRPHQHLVCGQCGTVRDVHPTGTPLADLPESERFGFTISAVDVTYHGLCPSCASSA
- a CDS encoding TetR/AcrR family transcriptional regulator; translated protein: MPTARESLLDAAFAALSGRPWPGVRMVDVAVAARVSRQTLYNEFGSKDGLARALVRREVDRYLAGVRHALAGPPPGEPGERLAAVADWTARTARHNPLVRAALTGCWGERLPRPPRASAGPNPGPYVPAQRRADGPLPSPSELVVQIRDLAAAALAPGRPPEEVQRMAGGCEIAVRLALSCVVAPVGEQETGRLVRRALRAGGGL